The proteins below come from a single Drosophila suzukii chromosome X, CBGP_Dsuzu_IsoJpt1.0, whole genome shotgun sequence genomic window:
- the LOC108005501 gene encoding serine/arginine repetitive matrix protein 2 isoform X1, giving the protein MSRDRGQVGPNGSVDRNNRSQRSIQMPRCPSRGPDLVSTPEHLRPGFRGRTHRYDPSDFGLTGNEEWRHPRMFRNMTYETDAAAMETFRQAQPRRQPYETGMNMSNLPEECLEDMSAPNFDLSLPSQMSDLRGELLADVSAPNMCDVSKTTSHVDNVYGEILDRFKSIRERINRSNQLHGSEDPCYQQTTRRRIYTHRDPSGHITSHVDETTVSNTSSLDCTPAGEGGEPGRRLNFSLPNRSENLMDESMPPYLEASLEVMSSQDILDNETMPAFESLGPTSRSQNMSHRSCLENETMPSFANISGISRRQQTMPSECLEDVSQPSFERSRSRRQSPRRQQHVSMPSQNLWDISAPSFGNTTRDPTVNECLEDISMPAFEGVSNVSRSRSQSRSQRQRSRNTRNISDISAPTFASSRRGQTTNECLDDMTMPSYGRVSGLSPTRSRRQLRRSMSTQNINDISEPMYASFSRGPITNECLQEITMPSFGAVTDSSRGRTSRRPSSSFGMPSECLEDMTMPSLRGVSRGSRSRSLDRHQRSMPSSMTDECLDEMTMPSFGGVSGSSRRQITMPSECLDEVSAPTFGRSSSRGSTRRQRTMSSKNIRDTSSPSFANSTKYGDTNECLEDVSMPSFGDVSRSPRRKRSRRQQMTLPTQNIGDISAPSFASSGRGNTTNECLEDITMPSFGGVSNNSRSRSRKRQQSSSHRSMTNECLDDMTMPSMGGVSAMSRRQMTLPSECLNDVSAPSFGRSISRGDSRRQRTLPSASSTRCPPTNEFLEDVTMPSFGGVSSTSRRRQLTMPSECLEDMSAPSFGGVSGPSRRQTTGLPNECLEDISMPTFGNISAISRRNECLPDVSQPALGRGRSLGRSGRSKRNVSRTQATNECLEDVTMPSFGGISGASRRKSTSQHQKSMPAVSEVSERTKECLENVTQPSFGGVSGSSRARSPRQRSMNSRRGQMTSECLDDETMPSFGGVSQHSGRRTPRRQTQNISGISAPSFASSGPEFETNECIEDISMPSYADNTQASRAKSSTSMQRSRRGLMTNECLEEVTMPSFGPASQSPVTNEFLEDISMPSYREYTGSLRGRSHTPVQSSRQEWLDEMTMPSFGGSRRGLTNECLEDISMPAYGETTGSSRGRSFRQATMTNECLNDMTMPTFASSYRGPVTNEYLEDIAMPSYGGISGSSRKSTRPRASIMQRSRPGAMTNERLDDMTMPSFGTSSRGPATNECLEDISMPSYGGNSGLSRGRSTTPMQRSNQGAVTSECLDDMTMPSFGSSSRRPATNERLEDISMPPYGDDSGLSSGRSPTPMQSLRMGAMTNECLDDMTMPSFGSPSSGIAYNSGSARGRSPKQIQIFQGPMTNECLDNMAMPSFGYLSRGPATNECLEDISMPSYRRNTASFSRRSPSPGQRSRQEMTTNECLEDMTMPSYEEVFGSSRRQMTMPSECLNDVSEPSFARSIHEGTSRRQRTLASPNTISRGRSPRPQQMSLTNECLEDMTMPTFGDISGSSRRGQSTMNSVRLEDISMPSGLSNRTQYSECVEDSASGGRGRRTNECLEDVSAPSFAPSSRMTSRHMPHMTDECLEDVSMPQNESLARNDSESIARRPPDISYPSEMLANESAPSYHSRRDEADKSADCSCSTPPQSSRSRPWEDGSAGRLEDVSMPTFEDVSYQPRRHQLTMPCENLDDETQPDFFNSTALPSSTRAEKHQGKSARQEQQISSSKQLADESAPSILKNTTKGPSEVVKEVTVQSSTTSVTRIFNKTPETGNNSGQQMIEDLSMPQFETTGSSTHQDSSLHGFQSMENYRPFDELIYSQNSVGNQTQPETPQPARAPNRSRSLRRTPSTPSTSNNRGGTPPTATRTPGQPCDMVTTSYPYGKPHCFSRKPC; this is encoded by the exons ATGAG TAGGGACAGAGGGCAAGTCGGTCCCAATGGATCTGTGGATCGCAACAATAG AAGCCAGAGGAGTATCCAGATGCCGCGCTGTCCTTCTCGGGGTCCCGATCTGGTTAGCACTCCGGAGCACTTGCGACCAGGATTTCGTGGGCGGACACATCGATATGATCCCAGCGATTTCGGGCTGACGGGAAATGAGGAATGGCGGCATCCACGGATGTTCAGGAATATGACCT ATGAAACAGATGCTGCAGCTATGGAAACCTTCCGGCAGGCGCAACCACGTCGTCAACCCTATGAAACGGGAATGAACATGAGCAATTTGCCGGAGGAGTGCCTGGAGGATATGTCGGCACCTAACTTCGATCTCAGCCTGCCATCCCAGATGTCCGATTTGCGGGGAGAGTTACTGGCCGATGTCTCTGCTCCTAACATGTGCGATGTCTCAAAAACCACCAGCCACGTGGACAATGTATATGGCGAGATTCTGGATCGCTTTAAGAGCATTAGGGAACGTATTAATCGATCGAATCAACTCCACGGATCGGAGGATCCCTGCTATCAACAG ACCACGCGTCGTAGGATCTATACCCACCGCGATCCAAGTGGTCATATCACCAGCCACGTTGATGAGACGACTGTTTCGAATACCTCCTCCTTGGATTGCACTCCGGCAGGTGAGGGTGGTGAACCGGGACGTCGTCTTAACTTCTCCTTACCCAATCGATCGGAGAACCTAATGGATGAGTCAATGCCCCCATATCTCGAGGCATCGCTAGAGGTCATGTCCTCTCAGGATATTCTGGATAATGAGACAATGCCGGCGTTCGAGTCCCTTGGACCCACTTCGAGGAGTCAGAATATGTCTCATCGTTCCTGTTTGGAGAATGAGACGATGCCGTCGTTTGCCAATATCTCTGGGATATCCCGAAGACAACAGACAATGCCCAGCGAATGTCTGGAAGATGTGAGCCAGCCTTCTTTCGAAAGGAGTAGATCTCGCAGACAGAGTCCCAGGCGGCAGCAACACGTATCGATGCCTTCCCAGAACCTTTGGGACATCTCAGCGCCCTCGTTTGGGAACACAACCAGGGATCCAACTGTCAATGAGTGCCTCGAAGATATTTCAATGCCCGCATTTGAGGGGGTCTCAAATGTTTCCAGGAGCAGAAGTCAGAGCAGAAGTCAAAGGCAGAGATCGAGAAACACTCGCAATATAAGTGACATATCTGCCCCGACTTTCGCCAGTTCAAGACGGGGTCAAACCACCAATGAATGCCTGGATGATATGACCATGCCTTCATATGGTAGAGTATCGGGCTTATCACCGACCCGGAGTCGTCGCCAACTGCGAAGATCGATGTCAACGCAAAACATTAACGATATATCCGAACCTATGTATGCCAGTTTTTCAAGAGGACCCATTACTAATGAATGCCTACAGGAAATAACCATGCCATCTTTTGGTGCTGTAACAGATTCTTCCAGAGGAAGAACATCTAGAAGACCGTCTTCATCATTTGGAATGCCCAGCGAATGTCTGGAGGATATGACAATGCCCTCTCTTAGAGGAGTTTCAAGAGGTTCAAGAAGCAGAAGTCTTGATCGACACCAGAGATCCATGCCATCGAGTATGACGGACGAATGTTTGGATGAGATGACCATGCCATCGTTTGGTGGAGTTTCAGGCTCCTCCAGAAGGCAAATAACCATGCCGAGCGAGTGCCTGGATGAGGTAAGTGCACCAACTTTCGGGAGGAGCAGTTCTAGAGGATCGACTCGGCGGCAGAGGACCATGTCATCCAAGAACATTCGCGATACATCTTCGCCCTCGTTTGCCAACTCCACCAAATATGGGGACACAAATGAATGCTTGGAGGATGTGTCGATGCCATCTTTCGGCGATGTATCAAGATCACCGAGGAGGAAAAGATCCCGGCGACAGCAGATGACACTTCCCACGCAAAATATAGGTGATATATCGGCACCGTCATTTGCCAGCTCGGGACGAGGTAATACGACCAATGAATGCCTGGAGGACATAACGATGCCATCGTTTGGAGGAGTATCTAACAATTCCAGGAGTCGTAGTCGAAAGCGCCAACAAAGTTCCAGCCATCGTTCGATGACTAACGAGTGCTTGGATGATATGACCATGCCTTCGATGGGTGGAGTATCTGCTATGTCCAGAAGACAAATGACCCTGCCCAGTGAGTGCTTGAACGATGTGAGTGCCCCGTCTTTTGGAAGAAGCATCTCTCGGGGGGACAGTAGGCGTCAACGAACATTGCCAAGTGCCAGTTCCACCAGATGTCCACCGACGAATGAGTTCCTGGAGGATGTAACCATGCCATCGTTTGGTGGTGTTTCCTCAACATCCAGACGCAGACAGTTGACCATGCCCAGTGAGTGTCTTGAAGACATGAGTGCACCGTCCTTTGGAGGCGTCTCTGGTCCTTCCAGGAGACAAACCACTGGCTTACCCAACGAGTGCCTTGAGGACATCAGCATGCCCACCTTTGGCAACATTTCTGCAATATCTCGAAGAAATGAGTGTTTGCCAGATGTCAGTCAGCCTGCACTTGGAAGAGGTAGATCGCTTGGACGGAGTGGGCGAAGTAAGCGGAACGTGAGCAGAACTCAAGCTACCAATGAATGTTTAGAGGATGTAACAATGCCTTCATTTGGTGGAATATCAGGTGCTTCCAGAAGGAAAAGTACCTCCCAACATCAGAAATCCATGCCAGCAGTAAGTGAAGTCTCAGAAAGGACTAAGGAATGTCTAGAGAATGTGACACAGCCTTCCTTTGGAGGTGTATCGGGATCATCCAGAGCTAGAAGTCCACGACAAAGATCAATGAATTCGAGAAGAGGGCAGATGACAAGCGAATGTTTGGACGATGAAACAATGCCATCGTTCGGAGGTGTTTCGCAACATTCAGGCCGAAGGACTCCCAGAAGACAGACTCAAAATATTAGCGGTATATCAGCTCCATCGTTTGCTAGTTCGGGTCCTGAATTTGAAACGAATGAATGCATTGAGGATATATCTATGCCCTCATATGCTGATAATACACAAGCCTCGAGGGCAAAAAGCTCTACGTCAATGCAAAGGTCAAGACGCGGATTGATGACTAACGAATGTCTGGAGGAAGTCACAATGCCATCGTTTGGTCCTGCCAGCCAAAGTCCAGTCACAAACGAATTTCTCGAGGATATTTCAATGCCTTCATATAGGGAATACACAGGATCGCTGAGAGGAAGATCCCACACACCTGTGCAAAGCTCAAGACAAGAATGGTTGGATGAAATGACCATGCCATCTTTTGGTGGTTCAAGGCGTGGGCTGACTAATGAATGCCTTGAGGACATTTCAATGCCAGCTTATGGAGAAACTACGGGATCGTCCAGAGGAAGAAGCTTTAGACAAGCAACGATGACCAACGAGTGTTTGAATGATATGACCATGCCAACGTTTGCTAGTTCCTATCGAGGACCTGTTACCAATGAATATTTAGAGGACATTGCAATGCCTTCATATGGAGGAATATCAGGATCTTCCAGGAAAAGCACAAGACCAAGGGCGTCAATAATGCAACGATCCAGACCAGGGGCGATGACTAACGAACGTCTGGATGATATGACAATGCCTTCCTTTGGAACTTCAAGTCGTGGACCTGCTACTAATGAATGTCTGGAGGACATTTCAATGCCTTCATATGGTGGAAATTCAGGATTGTCTAGAGGCAGGTCTACCACCCCAATGCAAAGATCTAATCAGGGAGCCGTGACATCGGAATGCTTGGATGATATGACCATGCCATCATTTGGCAGCTCAAGTCGTAGACCCGCAACTAATGAACGCCTTGAGGACATTTCAATGCCACCCTATGGAGACGATTCTGGATTATCTAGTGGAAGAAGCCCGACGCCTATGCAAAGCTTAAGGATGGGAGCGATGACCAATGAATGCTTGGACGACATGACCATGCCATCGTTTGGTAGTCCAAGTAGTGGAATTGCTTATAATTCAGGATCGGCTCGAGGAAGAAGTCCTAAGCAAATTCAAATATTTCAAGGACCGATGACAAATGAATGCTTGGATAACATGGCCATGCCATCGTTTGGTTACCTAAGTCGTGGTCCAGCTACAAATGAATGCCTGGAGGACATTTCAATGCCTTCATATAGAAGAAACACAGCTTCCTTCTCGAGGAGAAGCCCCAGCCCTGGGCAAAGGTCTAGGCAGGAAATGACGACCAACGAATGCTTGGAAGACATGACTATGCCCTCGTATGAGGAGGTATTTGGATCATCTAGGAGGCAGATGACTATGCCAAGTGAGTGCTTGAACGACGTAAGTGAACCCTCCTTCGCAAGGAGTATCCACGAGGGAACCAGTCGAAGACAGAGAACCTTGGCCTCTCCAAATACTATTTCACGAGGAAGAAGCCCTAGGCCACAGCAAATGTCGCTGACGAACGAGTGCCTGGAGGATATGACAATGCCAACATTTGGCGACATCTCTGGGTCATCGAGACGTGGCCAAAGCACCATGAACAGCGTTCGCTTGGAGGACATCAGCATGCCCTCAGGACTCTCAAACCGAACTCAGTACAGCGAGTGCGTTGAGGATAGTGCGAGTGGAGGACGTGGACGCCGCACCAACGAATGCCTTGAGGATGTGAGTGCTCCCAGTTTTGCCCCGAGTAGTCGAATGACCTCAAGACATATGCCCCATATGACAGACGAGTGTTTGGAGGATGTTTCCATGCCGCAGAATGAATCATTAGCCAGGAATGATTCTGAATCAATAGCGCGACGTCCACCAGACATTTCCTATCCCTCGGAAATGTTGGCCAACGAGAGTGCTCCCTCGTATCATTCACGCCGAGATGAAGCAGATAAGTCGGCCGACTGCTCGTGCTCAACTCCTCCACAGAGTTCCAGAAGTCGTCCCTGGGAAGACGGCAGTGCAGGTCGTTTGGAGGATGTGAGCATGCCCACCTTCGAGGACGTTTCCTATCAGCCACGACGCCATCAATTGACCATGCCCTGCGAAAACTTGGACGATGAGACTCAGCCGGACTTCTTTAACTCAACTGCATTGCCCAGCTCTACGAGAGCAGAAAAGCACCAGGGAAAATCCGCTCGACAGGAGCAGCAGATAAGCAGTAGCAAACAACTCGCCGATGAGAGTGCTCCATCTATACTGAAAAACACCACAAAAGGACCTTCAGAAGTGGTCAAGGAAGTTACCGTCCAAAGCTCAACCACCTCTGTGACAaggatttttaataaaacaccAGAAACAGGTAATAACTCGGGTCAACAAATGATCGAAGACCTCTCGATGCCGCAGTTCGAGACCACAGGCTCCAGTACTCATCAGGACTCATCCCTTCACGGCTTCCAATCCATGGAGAACTACAGGCCGTTCGATGAACTTATATACAGCCAGAACTCTGTGGGAAATCAAACGCAGCCCGAGACTCCTCAGCCAGCGAGGGCTCCGAACCGTAGTCGAAGTCTGCGAAGAACACCAAGCACACCGAGCACTTCAAATAATCGTGGGGGAACTCCCCCCACTGCTACCAGGACTCCTGGTCAACCATGCGATATGGTTACCACCAGCTATCCCTATGGAAAACCCCATTGCTTTAGCCGAAAACCCTGCTAG